The DNA segment AGTTACTTTAAGAAATGAATTTAGTTTATATGAAAGCTTTTTAAACTCTTTTCTAGTTATAAATAAGCATGtttcataaatttattgatttttattataactattttgaattcgaatgtgattttttattaattaaccaTGTAAAAAGTTATACATGATTTTTAAGAACGTAATTGATTCagtaaatcaatttttaaaaaaatcaattttaacaatATATGCGTTATAACACtttgaatgaaattgatttggtaaaaatgattttgattataattttgaagtaaatgattttatgtttgagtatttttattctaaaaataaattaataataaaatttaatataaaaaaaaattgattcaacacaaaaaactttttaaggttgtttaattcaaaattaattcttaaatgtGGAATCATACTTACAAACATTTAGCGAACCGACTGAGGAAAGAGTGTAAAATCTTTTTATGTTCACATaggaataatttatttactcggagaatatatgtttgatttcaCTCTCTTGAACCAGAGATAATCACGAATCACCAGCACGATTTTTTTGTTATGAGAAAGATGATACTTATACTACAATTTTGATGTTAAATATTGGAATTCTTACCTCATTGGCTATGGTCCATTGCAAATCAATAGGGAGCTGAATGAAATCATCAAACTTGGTTCCAATCAACACTGGGATTGCCGTCTACAAAAATTGAGCACAAAACACTATAACATTCTCATTCCTTTGCATCCACATGCCTACAATTTAAGCTATTGgttccaaaaataaatatatgtaccTGATTCCATTTCCTGGCTTCTTTGTACCATCCCACGACACTGAAATCAAACACCCACAATCGAAACGAACAGCACCCCCAAAAAAGGGTGGAAAATTCATCTTATATTAGCAATTAGCTCTTGAAAaagctttaattattttttaattcaaaagtaACACAACATAGAAGATACCTGTTTAATGTGCATCGACTTGTTAGATCAAACATAATCAAAATTGCCACGGAGTCCATACAAGCCATTGGGAGTTGGTCTTCTGATTTTCCATCACCTGCATAGATAACAATCAAATATACAATAATTAACCATTACCAATCTTTCTTTTTGGCCACATCCATAACCATAAGTGATCCCAAATTCACAAGAAACAATCTGGGatcttctctctctatatatacctTGTACTTCCCAGATACAATACGATATACGTGCCCCTTCAACAACCAAAGTTTTGTCCATCTGATTTAACCCTTCCCTCTGGTTCCCTTGCTGCTGATCTTTTTCATCCCCAACATATTTCTCctgaaaacaaaattacaaaaaaaaaactaaaattaaatttaaaaaagagcATATTTTTTACTCAACCCATTTCAGATTAAACCCCATAgaaccaaaatatatataaaaaaaaaaaaatccatgttGGTTAATCTAAAAAGCTGGTTTTTCCAATTTAGCAATCACCCAACAAGCTGATCCTCAAGGAaacaaaattccaaaaaaaaaaaaaaaacactaacaattaaatcaaaacaaaaaaaaaacaaatttttgacTCAACCCATTCCAGATTAAACCCAATAGaatcaaaatataagaaaatatccATGTTGGTTaaactataaatattaataaaaaaagtgatgaaCCAACCAGAAAGCTGGTTTTTCCAATTTGGCAATCTCCCAACAAGCTGATCTTCAAGGAAACCAAATCAGAGTCCAAGTCATGTGTATGAAACACCGCCGACGAAGTAAGGTCCATCTCTTCACGACCAAGCTCGCCGTCGGATCCCATCGGCGGCGGCGGAGAGGGCAATGCCGGCGGCAGCATGCTGTACGTGGCATTGGTGGGCTTGCTTCCGGAGCAGAGGAGGATACGGTGGAGGACGCGGAGGAGGCACCGCTGGAGCAGGGAAACGCGGTGGTGGAACCGTCGCCGGAGGGTGGAGGAACGGCTGAGTTTCGGATCAAAGTGGGacatgttttatttgtttttcttcttcttcttcttttaaaaaaatgttgttcttTTTCGgaggaaataagaaaaaagaaacaaaatggaAGATTTTTTTCTGTATGGAATATGGGATGGGGATGGGCTCAAGTGCAACAACGAGTGAACCTCTCAGCCATGAAAATGAAAagcaaggttgtgagttgtctCATTTTTGAATGCGCAGGGGCGTTTTCGGGATTTcgctctccctctccctctgtattttttttctcttgattctGTGAAGGGTTTTCAGTTTTTCAGTTACATCTTCCAACGACTTTTGTGCCAATCAGCAACACTACTTTAACGCCACGGTTGACCGTTAAAATATGGAACACTGCCCTCTTCATTCCCCACAATTTTAAATCGTTTTTATTAGTGGCtacagtttttttcttttttgtaagatatgatatatatatatatatatatatatatatatatatatggattttgttcttctgtgaaaaaaaggtaaattattggttattgataagaaaaatcaataattgatgtttcaatatatttagtttttagtaattattgagatgagattacttattaattaattattgagattatttattatttattccatcccaaaataataatgatgattgtTTTACatagtttaataataataaataaatgaaagagaataataaatttataaaattaattttatattattattagtttactttagatttgaaaattcttcattaatatataagaattataagtaaaataataataattaatgttacattgaAAATCTAAATCTAACATGACAATTATATTAGAACAAAAAAGTTTTTCTTgcacaataattataaaaatattgaatgattaattaatttttgagattatttgttttatttatgtattaggAGCCTCTTATTTATGTatatgtaatattaatatttactttttattaattattgagaTTACTTATTTCATGAATTTGGATTCTCTTAAGTCAAATTATCATGATGCTTATATCTTggtatttaattagttattatataaaatgagtttaaatTGTATGCACggtaatatacataaaaaacattattaataaaatttataacaatagaTAGAGAGGATTCGGTGATAACTTCTCTTTGATTTCCAACCAATATTtgtatgacttttaaaaaattattgtttaagtcaataaacatattatataaaaatgattaaataataatataaaatttatttatattataagtatgtatattatttatttattgatataacAATTAAGTAGAGAAAATATAATAGATGGTTTTGGTTTTagctgaagaaaaaaaattgatggagTCAGTTAATACACTATTTATTCATACAACAATTTAAGAAGAGAAACTGATAATGAACAATTCTAATTTTAGCTGTAGAGAAAAACTTGATGGAGAGACAAGAGAAACTAATAATGAATTATTGTCTAAAATAAGTTGTGAACGGGCAAGATAAATGTGTACATGAGTATAATTTTCATTTCCTAAAAAAAGATGTTATTATATGGAAGAATCGTTTTGCCTTAgccttgtttttatttgttgttagCAACATTGATAGTGATGGTTCAATTACCCTGCCAGATGGCAGTTATCTATGGTCTCATGCTGCCACCCAAGTAACCCTTTGTCTTAACTCTCTAACAGATGTCCATTAGAGAATGGTTTTCATTTCCTATAGAATTCTGCCTAATTGATTGTGTTCCTTGTAAGTTGACTAAATCTAATTATTAACTTCAACGACAAATAGTACTAATGTTATTCAAGTGTAATTAAGGATATCAATTGTGAATAGACCAGTGAGGGTACTATAAAAATATCTTCCCTACGTTTTAAGTTTGGTGAGTAAAAAGAGGCTTttgagaaacaagacaacattaTCGACCACGTGTTGCTATGGAAAAACATGTGTACAATGGTCCCATTTGATGAATCATTTTCTCAAATTTGAAACTTACTAGCGACAAACCCATGTAGTAAAGTCTAGAAATTATTCAATGCAGTCCTGCAGCTCTTATATTTATAGAGATTCGTGAATATAAGAATTATGTTGACAATCTAActcttgtttatttattttttgatattaaaacaaaatcttaaataaCAAAGATGAAGAGCATCTAAGAATACGTGCAATGATCGCATAGGATCATATCAAGCTTGAATTTGctactttcttttaattttttaagagaaattttcATTACTAAATACAAGGGGGTCTGTATAAATCAAGTCATGAGAGTCTAGATGagctaattaaataaaatacgtaaattattgtaaatagaTGTCAATTAACAATTCGTGCGCATTACATCGTACGCAACATTGAGCATGGTGATCTTGAAACCTTTGCTGATATTTATGATTATAATGAAACTCAACATATAAGAGGACCAACAAAAAAGCTTGGAAAATGAAAGAGCAAATATGCAATGATGTGAATAGCGGTTAGGGTGTTTGTTTCCCTTCACAAGCTTTTTCTAAACGAAGGTACAAACTAaagcatgattttttttctttttttcctttttcaaataCTATTGTGGTGACATTCTTGCTGTCACAGTTTCCttgctaagaaggaaagaattTTACCTTCACTAGTGTAGACTAATTTGTGCCAACACTATTATCACTAAGGTTgccaaaaggataaaaaaaaagatgcacCAACCAAAATGCATAGGGTTGGTTAACTAACTAGGTGACTGATGAAACAGAATGCTTATCCAATGCTGAgtctcctttttttgttttccctaAGTATCTCTTTGATATCTGCTTCTCTTCTATCTACAAATACCATCAACTTCTTGATGCTACGAGTTCGACTTGGACGTCTAGGCCTGACCGGTTGCATTTCCTTGTCGTCGATCTTATCAGGCTCTGGGCTGAATTTGTTGTATTGACAGAAGATTCTAGCAAAGAAAATGGTCAGGGCAATGACACATGCAATGCCACATATCAGAAAGAGGCCCCAGAAGCTTGTCAAAGCTAGTTTGTTTGAATCAGTATCAACGGTTGAACACTCCTTTTTATTAAGCCATTTGTCATGAATCTTTTG comes from the Glycine soja cultivar W05 chromosome 6, ASM419377v2, whole genome shotgun sequence genome and includes:
- the LOC114417308 gene encoding septum-promoting GTP-binding protein 1-like; the protein is MSHFDPKLSRSSTLRRRFHHRVSLLQRCLLRVLHRILLCSGSKPTNATYSMLPPALPSPPPPMGSDGELGREEMDLTSSAVFHTHDLDSDLVSLKISLLGDCQIGKTSFLEKYVGDEKDQQQGNQREGLNQMDKTLVVEGARISYCIWEVQGDGKSEDQLPMACMDSVAILIMFDLTSRCTLNSVVGWYKEARKWNQTAIPVLIGTKFDDFIQLPIDLQWTIANEARKYAKALNATLFFSSATYNINVNKIFKFVTAKLFDLPWTVERNLTVGEPIIDF